The Arthrobacter russicus genome has a segment encoding these proteins:
- a CDS encoding cytochrome P450 — MSTPVQLPLEQENVLELAPGLRALQSGGPVHRVRMPQGGEAWLVTDHAHVRNLLDDSRLSRNNPGSAAADGGAALLASLLGGFATDHARLRELLEPHFAPERIAELRPYVEKQTGQLLDSLAVQEPPVDLREALALRLPLQVMCEWLGVPQEDKDRFGVWTQDAANVSNPVWSKQGFDGLSGYCRQLVAEKRRNPGNDAISRICATDGITDDEVLGLTVLLLFGGYETTVARIGTCVLLLLAEPGQWAALADDLDLIPNAVEETLRRSMPNPHNGGMPRWALADFEIDGVQIRAGDFILLNVIAANHDEKAFAEAGRIDITRDAAGSLTFGYGAHYCVGAPLARMQLQTVLTQLVKRFPDLHLAVGVDQLGLRHETLIGGLVDLPVAW, encoded by the coding sequence GTGAGCACGCCGGTCCAGCTGCCCCTCGAGCAGGAAAATGTGTTGGAGCTCGCGCCCGGCTTGCGTGCGCTCCAGTCCGGAGGCCCGGTCCACCGGGTGCGCATGCCCCAGGGCGGCGAAGCGTGGCTGGTCACCGACCATGCCCACGTGCGCAACCTGCTCGACGACAGCAGGCTGAGCCGCAACAATCCCGGATCGGCCGCGGCGGACGGCGGTGCAGCACTGCTCGCGAGCCTGCTCGGCGGATTCGCCACGGACCATGCGCGGCTGCGCGAGTTGCTGGAACCGCATTTCGCCCCGGAACGGATAGCGGAACTGCGTCCGTACGTGGAGAAGCAGACTGGTCAGTTGCTGGACTCCCTTGCCGTGCAAGAACCTCCGGTCGACCTCCGCGAGGCCTTAGCGCTCCGCTTGCCGCTCCAAGTGATGTGCGAGTGGCTCGGCGTACCGCAGGAGGACAAGGACCGTTTCGGCGTCTGGACGCAGGATGCCGCGAATGTCAGCAACCCGGTCTGGTCCAAGCAGGGCTTCGACGGTCTGTCCGGCTACTGCAGACAGCTCGTTGCGGAAAAGCGCCGCAACCCCGGCAACGACGCGATCTCTCGGATCTGCGCCACGGACGGGATCACCGACGACGAGGTCCTCGGGCTGACCGTATTGCTGCTGTTCGGCGGCTACGAAACGACGGTTGCCCGGATCGGCACCTGTGTTTTGCTGCTGCTCGCCGAACCCGGGCAATGGGCGGCGTTGGCGGACGACTTGGACTTGATTCCCAATGCGGTGGAAGAGACGCTGCGACGGTCGATGCCAAACCCGCACAACGGCGGCATGCCCAGATGGGCACTGGCGGACTTCGAGATCGACGGCGTGCAGATCCGCGCCGGGGATTTCATCCTGCTGAACGTCATTGCGGCCAACCACGATGAGAAAGCGTTCGCCGAGGCCGGCCGGATTGACATCACCCGCGACGCGGCCGGCAGCCTCACGTTCGGCTACGGCGCCCACTACTGCGTGGGTGCGCCACTCGCCAGGATGCAGCTGCAGACTGTGCTGACCCAGCTCGTCAAGCGGTTCCCGGATTTGCATCTGGCCGTTGGCGTGGACCAGCTGGGCTTGCGCCACGAAACGCTCATCGGCGGCTTGGTCGATCTTCCCGTGGCCTGGTGA
- a CDS encoding cytochrome P450: MIVSNGSGRLLEGRHFDPYGEHRDDPYAFLSGVWDDEPVFYAPLLDAWCVSRREDILAVLKDDGGFSTRDHNPRPKVALPDDVAKMFKTWRGSGAVGVGSLDPPEHSRIREVLNIGFTPARVSAFEPTMQQIAAGLVEQAAMEDDFEFISTFAVPYALEVICRLLGIPEEQYGNCRRWSEQRIELMMLQQDTDPALLREYAQGLVEFGAFARAIAEDRLANPQDDLISELLHSGKSGNTLSVAEVAVQIPTLIFAGHMTCAEALGTILYQQLLSPEGWRPVVEGTVTAHGLVEEGLRFDSPLAGMYRTATRDVVVGDVHLMEGSRLLMLFGAAGRDGRAHACPAAFAPNGKSSGHLAFGYGIHFCLGAGFARAELRVAVQAIAARMPGLTLVPGQAPKYRPVFPLRALRELHVRH, translated from the coding sequence ATGATTGTGTCGAACGGTTCTGGCAGGCTGCTCGAAGGTAGGCATTTCGACCCGTACGGTGAACACCGCGACGACCCGTACGCATTCCTATCGGGCGTCTGGGACGACGAGCCAGTTTTCTACGCCCCGTTGCTCGATGCGTGGTGCGTCAGCCGGCGGGAGGACATACTCGCCGTGCTCAAGGACGACGGCGGTTTCTCCACGCGCGACCACAACCCTCGGCCCAAGGTCGCACTGCCGGACGACGTGGCCAAGATGTTCAAGACCTGGCGCGGCTCGGGTGCAGTGGGGGTTGGTTCGCTCGACCCGCCCGAGCACTCCCGCATCCGTGAGGTGCTCAATATCGGGTTCACCCCGGCCCGGGTCAGTGCGTTCGAGCCGACGATGCAGCAGATCGCCGCCGGCCTCGTGGAACAAGCTGCCATGGAAGACGATTTCGAATTCATCTCGACGTTCGCAGTGCCGTATGCGCTCGAGGTGATTTGCCGTCTGCTCGGCATCCCCGAGGAGCAATATGGAAACTGCCGCCGGTGGTCCGAACAGCGCATCGAACTGATGATGCTGCAGCAAGATACCGACCCGGCCCTGCTGCGCGAATACGCCCAGGGCCTGGTTGAGTTCGGCGCGTTTGCCCGGGCGATTGCCGAGGACCGGTTGGCCAACCCCCAAGACGATCTGATCAGCGAGTTGCTGCACAGCGGAAAGTCGGGAAACACGCTTAGTGTTGCCGAAGTCGCCGTGCAGATTCCGACCCTGATCTTCGCGGGCCACATGACGTGCGCCGAGGCGTTGGGCACGATCCTCTACCAGCAGTTGCTCTCGCCTGAGGGCTGGCGACCGGTCGTCGAAGGCACGGTCACCGCGCATGGGCTCGTCGAGGAGGGGCTGCGATTCGACAGTCCGCTCGCCGGCATGTACCGGACGGCCACCCGCGATGTGGTCGTCGGCGACGTCCACTTGATGGAGGGCAGCCGGTTGCTGATGCTCTTCGGTGCCGCGGGCCGCGACGGCCGGGCGCATGCGTGTCCCGCGGCCTTTGCCCCGAACGGCAAGTCTTCGGGGCACCTCGCGTTCGGCTACGGCATCCATTTCTGTCTCGGTGCGGGGTTTGCCAGAGCTGAGCTGAGAGTCGCGGTGCAGGCGATCGCCGCGCGGATGCCCGGGCTGACGCTCGTGCCGGGCCAGGCACCGAAGTACCGCCCGGTATTTCCACTACGCGCGCTGCGCGAGCTGCACGTGCGGCACTGA
- a CDS encoding arylamine N-acetyltransferase family protein, with product MSDSMWQGSGVDLDAYLTRVGYEGDVAANLATLQRLHAAHVEAIPFDNLDPLLGRTEVPLDIAHVQEKIVRQGRGGWCLEQVALMAAVLERIGFTFTAFAGRTRIRTGSPFGPALHVALAVHAEDGLWLHDVSFGAYGLHEPMRLMDGARLDGDFSFDLVREMSGERVLRFLRPEGPAELYGFTMDMRYPSDFELLNHFCLTHPRSPFNHRVVLQRTQARVRHLLVGNQLTELRPGEPAAVRELDEAEVLAALQEIFGISLRSADIMALGKVLACR from the coding sequence ATGAGCGACTCGATGTGGCAAGGAAGCGGCGTCGATCTGGACGCGTATCTGACCCGGGTGGGCTACGAAGGCGACGTGGCGGCGAACCTCGCGACCTTGCAGCGCCTGCACGCCGCGCATGTGGAGGCGATCCCGTTCGACAACCTCGACCCGCTGCTGGGCAGGACCGAGGTTCCGCTCGACATCGCTCACGTCCAGGAGAAGATCGTTCGGCAGGGCCGCGGCGGCTGGTGCCTGGAGCAGGTCGCCTTGATGGCGGCGGTGCTCGAGCGCATCGGGTTCACCTTCACGGCGTTCGCCGGACGGACGCGAATCCGTACCGGCAGCCCGTTCGGACCCGCGTTGCACGTCGCGCTCGCGGTGCACGCCGAGGACGGACTCTGGCTGCACGACGTGAGTTTCGGTGCGTACGGGCTGCACGAACCGATGCGGCTCATGGATGGTGCGCGGTTGGACGGCGACTTCTCGTTCGACCTAGTGCGCGAAATGTCCGGCGAGCGTGTGCTGCGGTTCCTGCGGCCCGAAGGCCCGGCAGAGCTGTACGGCTTCACCATGGACATGCGCTACCCCTCAGATTTCGAGTTGTTGAATCACTTCTGCCTCACGCACCCGCGATCGCCGTTCAACCACCGGGTGGTTCTCCAACGCACGCAGGCACGGGTGAGGCACTTGCTCGTCGGAAACCAGCTCACCGAGCTCCGACCGGGGGAGCCGGCTGCGGTTCGCGAGCTCGACGAAGCCGAAGTGCTCGCTGCGCTACAGGAGATTTTCGGGATCAGCTTGCGATCCGCCGACATCATGGCTCTCGGGAAAGTCTTGGCCTGCCGATGA
- a CDS encoding 4-hydroxybenzoate octaprenyltransferase: MLHKISADVVTKSPEPIRSYLVLMRLDRPTGYVLYLLPGLWSVAFAFEGPSDLLAVLALIVAAVLIRGFACASNDVTDKEIDRRVARTVGRPIAAGTISVRNGILWAAAQALAALLVLAAVNVQTALVALATYPLIVAYPFMKRFFVWPSAFLGLVMSTYVFVGWTAATGDAGYPPQVYGLFVAGTFWTMIHDAIYSHQDKEYDRKIGVKSSALLFGNATKAWLSIFILLSVASLLWAGSLTPIGWAFYLIVLLAAMYLCYLVVRVDLDNPKTCWDTFVANTYYGWIVLAAVIAGRFT; encoded by the coding sequence ATGCTGCATAAGATCTCGGCGGATGTCGTCACGAAGAGTCCGGAACCGATTCGCTCGTATCTCGTACTGATGCGGCTGGACCGCCCTACTGGGTATGTCCTCTACCTGCTGCCGGGGTTGTGGTCCGTGGCCTTCGCCTTCGAGGGCCCCTCCGATCTGCTTGCTGTGCTGGCCCTGATCGTCGCCGCCGTGCTGATCCGCGGCTTCGCCTGCGCCAGCAACGACGTGACTGACAAGGAAATCGACCGGCGCGTCGCCCGCACGGTGGGACGGCCGATTGCCGCGGGGACGATCAGCGTCCGCAACGGGATCCTCTGGGCTGCCGCCCAGGCCCTGGCCGCGCTGCTGGTCCTCGCGGCGGTGAACGTCCAGACTGCCCTGGTGGCGCTGGCCACGTACCCTTTGATCGTCGCCTACCCGTTCATGAAGCGCTTCTTTGTCTGGCCTTCTGCATTCCTCGGACTCGTCATGAGCACCTATGTGTTCGTCGGCTGGACCGCGGCGACGGGCGACGCCGGCTACCCGCCGCAGGTGTACGGCCTGTTCGTCGCGGGCACATTCTGGACGATGATCCATGATGCGATCTACTCCCATCAAGACAAGGAATACGACCGGAAGATCGGAGTCAAGTCCTCTGCGCTCTTGTTTGGCAACGCCACCAAGGCCTGGTTGTCGATCTTCATCCTGCTCAGTGTCGCCAGCTTGCTGTGGGCCGGCTCGCTCACCCCGATCGGCTGGGCGTTCTACCTGATCGTCCTGTTGGCAGCGATGTACCTGTGCTACCTGGTCGTCCGGGTGGACCTGGACAACCCGAAGACATGCTGGGACACCTTCGTCGCCAACACCTACTACGGTTGGATCGTCCTCGCTGCGGTGATCGCCGGGCGGTTCACATGA